In a single window of the Hymenobacter sp. YIM 151858-1 genome:
- a CDS encoding DUF4007 family protein translates to MLSGKLVFQGHNTFLCRHSWLKKGYDFIEAGGGFNDADAVVKLGVGKNMVDSIRYWLRSFGLTNEADELQAVAHELLGPDGYDPYLEDNATLWYLHYLLVKTGRASLYHFVFNELRKEGFSFSRAQLQQFIVRRNNELGATSQLNANTLDSDLTVFIRSYAPSGKDKEKYDVEEESNGLLQDLELLTITKNDGIRYHIENLERREIPWQIVLRAILENEHFGETISFNDLEVAPDSPGLLFALNEKGLFHKIEEMKAHFPTAIIYSSTAGNRVLTIKRELINLDEVMQQYYGHLV, encoded by the coding sequence ATGCTTAGTGGAAAGCTGGTTTTTCAGGGCCACAACACCTTTTTATGCCGCCACAGCTGGCTGAAGAAAGGGTACGACTTTATAGAGGCAGGCGGAGGGTTTAATGACGCTGATGCAGTGGTGAAGTTGGGTGTAGGTAAGAATATGGTGGACTCAATACGGTATTGGCTCCGCTCCTTTGGTCTTACAAATGAGGCAGATGAGCTACAAGCTGTAGCTCACGAGTTGCTGGGTCCTGACGGATACGATCCGTATCTTGAAGACAACGCAACCCTGTGGTACTTACACTACCTATTAGTTAAGACCGGCCGGGCTTCGCTCTATCATTTCGTGTTCAATGAGCTTCGCAAAGAAGGTTTCTCATTCAGCCGTGCTCAGCTGCAACAGTTCATCGTTCGCCGCAACAATGAACTAGGGGCTACCTCTCAGCTCAACGCCAATACGCTTGATTCTGACCTCACGGTGTTCATCCGCAGCTATGCGCCTTCCGGTAAGGACAAGGAGAAATACGATGTAGAGGAGGAGTCAAATGGTTTGTTGCAGGATCTAGAGTTGCTGACCATTACTAAAAATGATGGTATCCGCTACCACATCGAAAATCTAGAACGGCGAGAAATTCCGTGGCAGATAGTATTGCGCGCGATTTTGGAAAATGAGCATTTTGGCGAGACTATCAGTTTCAACGATTTGGAAGTTGCACCTGATTCACCCGGCTTGCTATTCGCGCTGAACGAGAAAGGCCTCTTCCACAAAATTGAAGAGATGAAGGCCCATTTCCCGACGGCCATCATCTACTCCAGCACGGCCGGTAACCGGGTGCTGACGATCAAAAGAGAATTAATTAACCTCGATGAGGTAATGCAGCAGTATTATGGCCACCTCGTTTAG
- a CDS encoding tyrosine-type recombinase/integrase: MQRRVLRKFVFSCNSSLSLGDLKAIQYAKLNGQELTFQIQKTYEKKLREMMLPLTRKAISYLEDARREEGLAGFYNYTDQHSNRVLKLIAQKLGIETNMHHHVGRETFGTEFIRRGGKVDVLQILMDHSKISTTMKYVHVDDDMKRATIQMLDEQDSTRPLMKVS, encoded by the coding sequence GTGCAGCGTCGCGTGCTGCGCAAGTTTGTCTTCAGCTGCAACAGCAGCCTGAGCCTCGGTGACCTGAAAGCCATTCAGTATGCCAAGCTGAACGGCCAGGAGCTGACGTTCCAGATCCAGAAAACCTACGAAAAGAAGCTGCGCGAAATGATGCTGCCACTCACGCGCAAGGCCATCAGCTATTTGGAGGATGCCCGTCGAGAGGAAGGGCTGGCCGGCTTTTATAACTACACCGACCAACACTCCAACCGGGTGCTAAAGCTCATCGCGCAGAAGCTGGGCATCGAAACGAACATGCACCACCACGTCGGGCGTGAGACATTCGGCACCGAGTTCATCCGAAGGGGCGGCAAAGTGGATGTGCTGCAGATACTAATGGACCACTCCAAGATCAGCACCACTATGAAGTATGTGCACGTCGACGACGACATGAAGCGGGCTACCATCCAGATGCTGGATGAGCAAGATAGCACCCGTCCATTAATGAAGGTGAGCTAA
- a CDS encoding helix-turn-helix domain-containing protein: MKEQQKNQRQSVVEHKSPLELTSYNDLEDEFFGVVGTAEREAYDQAVELALIPSTIKEYRKKNGLTQEQLGNKIGVKKAQISQLERNASNVTISTLQRVFGALGTAVKIKLEPELAH, translated from the coding sequence ATGAAAGAGCAACAGAAAAACCAGAGACAGAGCGTCGTCGAGCACAAATCGCCTTTAGAACTGACTAGCTATAATGACTTAGAGGATGAGTTTTTTGGAGTTGTTGGCACTGCGGAAAGAGAGGCATACGATCAAGCAGTGGAATTAGCGCTCATTCCCAGCACTATTAAAGAATATAGAAAGAAGAACGGTTTGACTCAAGAGCAACTAGGCAATAAAATCGGTGTCAAAAAGGCACAGATTTCACAATTAGAGCGCAATGCCTCGAATGTAACTATTAGCACGTTGCAGCGTGTTTTTGGTGCACTTGGCACTGCTGTTAAAATCAAATTGGAGCCAGAACTCGCCCACTAG
- a CDS encoding type II toxin-antitoxin system RelE/ParE family toxin, giving the protein MQKKINVKMTPEAREFMKALPSETRRELGVTIRRVQNGEKGSFFKKLTDSDGIWEFKEEDANNAYRLFAFWDSTGVEETLIVCTHGIDKKSPKTPKKEIQKAERIKRDHFGSDS; this is encoded by the coding sequence ATGCAGAAAAAAATTAACGTCAAGATGACTCCCGAGGCGCGGGAGTTCATGAAGGCTTTGCCTTCGGAAACACGCAGAGAACTTGGTGTCACGATTCGACGGGTTCAGAACGGGGAGAAAGGAAGTTTCTTTAAGAAGCTGACCGATTCAGATGGGATCTGGGAATTCAAAGAGGAAGACGCCAATAACGCCTATCGCTTGTTTGCCTTTTGGGATTCAACTGGCGTCGAAGAAACACTCATTGTTTGTACCCATGGTATAGACAAGAAGTCTCCCAAGACGCCTAAGAAAGAAATTCAGAAAGCCGAGCGAATTAAGCGGGATCATTTCGGGAGTGATTCGTAA
- a CDS encoding DDE-type integrase/transposase/recombinase: MRERTTDSAHGRRVAPNRLLDQPRPTAPNQVWVGDITCLPKQGGGWLYLAGWQDACSRKVVGWDVRETMPKDLVSEALRRALAVRQPPPGLVVHSDQGSQYTATRFRDLLREHAVEQSMSRRGNCYDNAQA; encoded by the coding sequence TTGCGTGAGCGCACCACCGATTCGGCCCACGGCCGGCGCGTAGCCCCCAACCGGTTGCTGGACCAGCCGCGCCCCACCGCCCCGAATCAGGTCTGGGTCGGCGACATCACCTGCTTGCCCAAGCAGGGCGGCGGCTGGCTCTACCTGGCCGGCTGGCAGGACGCGTGCTCGCGCAAGGTGGTCGGGTGGGACGTGCGCGAAACCATGCCCAAGGACCTCGTGAGCGAAGCCCTGCGCCGGGCACTGGCCGTGCGCCAGCCGCCCCCCGGACTCGTCGTGCATTCCGACCAGGGCAGCCAGTACACGGCCACCCGCTTCCGCGACTTGCTGAGGGAGCATGCGGTTGAGCAAAGCATGAGCCGGCGCGGCAATTGCTACGACAACGCGCAAGCCTAG
- a CDS encoding IS3 family transposase, with protein sequence MSRYRFIDRHRAAVPVRKLCTVLQVAPSSYYAWRQRRGQPTPAWERAVVRAFQRHGRRYGTRRLRAELQAEGHPVRRWRIRRVLTAHGLRAQQPRSFA encoded by the coding sequence GTGAGCCGCTACCGCTTCATCGACCGGCATCGCGCCGCCGTGCCGGTGCGTAAGCTGTGCACGGTGCTGCAGGTGGCCCCGAGCAGCTACTACGCCTGGCGGCAGCGGCGTGGGCAACCGACTCCGGCCTGGGAGCGGGCGGTGGTGCGGGCGTTCCAGCGCCACGGGCGGCGCTACGGCACGCGTAGGCTGCGCGCCGAGCTGCAGGCTGAAGGCCACCCGGTAAGGCGGTGGCGCATTCGGCGCGTGCTCACCGCCCACGGCTTGCGGGCCCAGCAGCCCCGCTCGTTTGCGTGA
- a CDS encoding transposase — MRLAGESRSTRAAARQLGISEKLLYRWQQQQAAAELGSEELAHDPEVRALRAELQRVNASGTS; from the coding sequence TTGCGCCTGGCCGGCGAAAGCCGCTCGACCCGGGCCGCGGCCCGGCAATTGGGCATCAGCGAGAAGCTGCTTTACCGCTGGCAGCAGCAACAAGCCGCCGCCGAGTTGGGCAGTGAAGAGTTGGCCCACGACCCGGAAGTGCGTGCGCTACGCGCCGAACTGCAACGGGTGAACGCGAGCGGTACATCTTAA
- a CDS encoding transposase produces MLRRYKHLLELSSVQLDGTHTPANNGGAAVGYQGRKKAFTRTQLLLTDNRGQPLVTATPQAGNHHDLFQIEPLFAEFCALLETNHIDLDGLFLNADGAFDASSLRQACARRGIEANLARNLRKNGAADEHYVYFDEQLYRRRTMAEHAHAWLDSFRTLLVRYETTVEDWLAFHWLAFVVSFLRRISRKSTS; encoded by the coding sequence GTGCTGCGCCGCTACAAGCACCTGCTGGAACTGTCCAGCGTGCAGCTCGACGGCACGCACACGCCGGCCAACAACGGCGGGGCCGCCGTCGGCTACCAAGGCCGCAAAAAAGCCTTCACCCGCACCCAGCTGCTGCTCACCGACAACCGGGGCCAGCCACTGGTCACCGCCACGCCGCAGGCGGGCAACCACCACGACTTGTTCCAGATCGAGCCCTTGTTCGCCGAGTTCTGCGCACTGCTCGAAACGAACCACATCGACCTGGATGGCTTGTTTCTCAACGCCGACGGCGCCTTCGACGCCAGCAGCTTACGCCAGGCCTGCGCCCGGCGCGGCATCGAAGCCAACCTAGCCCGCAACTTGCGTAAGAACGGCGCGGCCGACGAGCACTACGTCTACTTCGACGAGCAACTCTACCGCCGCCGCACGATGGCCGAGCACGCCCACGCTTGGCTCGACAGCTTCAGGACCTTGCTCGTGCGCTATGAGACAACCGTCGAGGATTGGTTAGCCTTTCACTGGTTGGCTTTTGTCGTCTCGTTTCTGCGACGTATCAGCCGAAAATCGACTTCCTAA
- a CDS encoding transposase encodes MEVLPKDSTRTCMLPHLPLRTGGRPLRVDPLEVVEAILYKLKTGCQWRFVPVKQFFSQAPLAWQTVYYRFNQRRKDGSWKRL; translated from the coding sequence ATGGAAGTCCTCCCCAAAGATAGCACCCGCACCTGTATGCTGCCGCACCTGCCCCTGCGCACGGGCGGACGCCCGTTGCGCGTCGACCCGCTCGAGGTGGTCGAGGCCATCCTCTACAAGCTCAAGACCGGCTGCCAATGGCGGTTCGTACCCGTCAAGCAGTTCTTCTCCCAAGCCCCGCTGGCCTGGCAAACAGTGTACTACCGCTTCAACCAGCGGCGCAAAGACGGTTCGTGGAAGCGCTTGTGA
- a CDS encoding helix-turn-helix domain-containing protein, whose product MTCTRCGSGSSCKNGRMNGEQRYRCRLCGYNYTCGTGTGYSVEHRQLALRLYLEGMGLRAIGRVLDVSNVTVLRWMRAYGRRAEQQAAEAPGRTCASARWTSCTAMPSLKKRLLGLASRRP is encoded by the coding sequence ATGACGTGTACGCGGTGTGGCAGTGGGTCGAGCTGCAAAAATGGACGCATGAACGGCGAGCAACGCTACCGCTGCCGTTTGTGTGGCTACAACTATACGTGCGGCACGGGCACGGGCTACTCCGTCGAGCATCGGCAGTTGGCCCTCAGGCTTTACTTGGAAGGCATGGGCCTACGCGCCATCGGGCGGGTGCTGGACGTGTCGAACGTGACCGTCCTGCGGTGGATGCGGGCCTACGGCCGGCGGGCGGAGCAGCAGGCGGCGGAGGCCCCGGGCAGGACGTGCGCATCGGCGAGGTGGACGAGTTGCACAGCTATGCCCAGCTTAAAAAAACGCCTGCTGGGTCTGGCTAGCCGTCGACCGTGA
- a CDS encoding RHS repeat-associated core domain-containing protein, whose product MPKAYARLLVFDADSNLVAQHTVPLTAAANGGYERLFTQVVAPRAGFVTVYVGNESLEEVYFDDITVEHRQGLQVQETQYDPYGLEMAGLNQAPTAENKHTWNGKERQDEFGLRWHDHGWRFFDPTLGRWSVVDPDAEEADQESWGTYQFGLDNAVRYNDLDGRCPGGCPPVRATGNVAKGLNSGLNQRYSIYKMRDRQTGVVKTTGGDTRFGIQDNTLGRIKNGKPVGIPVVRFDKPDAVTRFPHINGAPGSKLHHPIPGGAKTLSALETTGKTLDGVGKVVKPLAIATDVVRIGNAVYQDNGIGTNTIKTSASVAGGWAGAWGGAILGTKVGATLGLLGGPLAEVTVPAGGFVGGIVGGIGGALGVSWLAEESADFTIQKMTKK is encoded by the coding sequence GTGCCCAAGGCCTACGCGCGCCTGCTCGTCTTCGACGCCGACTCGAACCTGGTGGCCCAGCACACCGTGCCGCTCACGGCCGCGGCCAACGGGGGCTACGAACGGCTGTTCACGCAAGTAGTGGCGCCGCGGGCCGGCTTCGTGACCGTCTACGTGGGCAACGAAAGCCTGGAGGAGGTGTACTTCGACGACATCACCGTCGAGCACCGGCAGGGGCTGCAGGTGCAGGAGACCCAGTACGACCCCTACGGCCTGGAGATGGCCGGGCTCAACCAAGCCCCCACGGCCGAGAACAAGCACACCTGGAACGGCAAGGAGCGCCAGGACGAGTTCGGCCTGCGCTGGCACGACCACGGCTGGCGCTTCTTCGACCCGACCCTTGGGCGCTGGAGCGTCGTCGACCCCGACGCCGAGGAAGCCGACCAGGAAAGCTGGGGAACCTACCAGTTTGGGTTGGATAATGCCGTGCGTTATAATGACTTGGATGGACGGTGCCCAGGTGGATGTCCGCCAGTGAGAGCTACTGGTAATGTTGCAAAAGGCCTTAACTCAGGACTTAATCAGAGATATAGTATCTACAAAATGAGGGATAGACAAACAGGCGTAGTGAAAACTACTGGAGGGGACACACGATTTGGCATCCAAGACAATACTTTAGGTCGCATAAAAAATGGCAAACCGGTAGGTATACCTGTCGTTAGATTCGACAAACCTGATGCAGTGACACGTTTTCCACATATTAATGGGGCACCAGGTTCAAAACTTCATCATCCAATCCCAGGGGGAGCTAAAACTTTATCAGCTCTGGAAACGACAGGCAAAACATTAGATGGGGTTGGTAAGGTTGTCAAGCCACTGGCAATTGCGACAGATGTAGTACGCATTGGAAACGCTGTTTATCAAGATAATGGAATAGGTACTAACACAATCAAAACATCAGCTAGTGTAGCAGGTGGATGGGCTGGTGCTTGGGGAGGAGCCATATTAGGGACTAAAGTTGGAGCCACACTGGGTTTATTAGGAGGACCTTTGGCAGAAGTGACTGTACCCGCTGGAGGTTTCGTAGGTGGAATAGTTGGTGGAATAGGAGGAGCTCTTGGCGTTTCTTGGCTTGCAGAAGAATCGGCTGACTTCACAATTCAAAAAATGACAAAAAAATGA
- a CDS encoding SMI1/KNR4 family protein, whose protein sequence is MNTVLTQFFTDFTPNTAVDIPTAEIEKTIVDIFKSPPLDYLQFMAATNGGEGSVGENYLVIWPSEEIKDLNVDYSVEEFAPGYQIFGSDGGDTAYAFDKACDIVEFPFIGMTMDYEPTKIASSLEELLLHLKSK, encoded by the coding sequence ATGAACACAGTACTCACTCAATTTTTCACGGATTTTACCCCAAATACGGCTGTAGATATCCCAACTGCTGAAATTGAAAAAACCATTGTCGACATATTTAAAAGTCCTCCTTTGGATTATTTACAGTTTATGGCTGCAACAAACGGAGGCGAAGGTTCTGTAGGGGAGAATTACCTAGTAATATGGCCAAGCGAGGAAATAAAAGATTTAAATGTTGACTACTCTGTAGAAGAGTTTGCTCCTGGATACCAAATATTTGGTTCAGACGGAGGTGATACTGCTTATGCCTTTGATAAGGCATGCGACATAGTAGAGTTTCCTTTTATTGGGATGACAATGGATTACGAGCCAACAAAAATCGCGAGTTCGCTTGAAGAGCTATTACTTCATCTAAAATCTAAATAA